ATGAGATGACAGGTTTAAAAGTTAATAGATTTCTTTCAGGACCTTTAGGTGGGGACCAGGAAATAGGAAGTAAAGTGGCACAGGGAGAAATGGATATAGTTATTTTTTTAAGAGATCCTTTAACTTCACAGCCTCACGAACCAGATATCGCTGCATTACTTAGAATCTGTGATGTTCACTGTGTACCTCTAGCTACTAATTTAGGTTCTGCAGAAGTTTTTGTAAAAGCACTAAAGTCACACAATTAGTAGACAAGCTATATTTTTTTAGTTAATAGTTAAGAATGAAGAATTAATAGTTAATGTGGATTCTTTTACGTTACATTTAAAACATAGGCTATTGGAGCTTTGCTTCAATAGCCTATGTTTTAGATTTTTTGAAGTGTTAACGGAAAAAAATCATCCATAACTATTAATTCTTAACTATTAATTTTTAATTATTGAAAGTATGCTTAAGTAATAAATAGGGTGCCCCTTAAATATATATAATTATGTGTATCATTTTAAATGGGGGAATCTATATTGGGAAATTATGATTCGGAATACCAAAATTATTATAATTCTTTAAAAGGAAGAGCCAATTATTCACCGCATCATGATAGAATGAGAAGTAGTGGAGGTTTCTTTTTCCAAAATAGTAATTATTTGGTCAAGAGAATTATAAGGGATCTAATAGGAGTTTTAGTGTTATTTGCATTTGTTATAGTTTGCAAAATTATGCAGACTCCACAGACTAAAAGTGTATATAGTTATTCTAAGGAAATTGTGGATGAAAATTATGATTATAGTAAGATAGAAACTCAACTCAAAAATTTAAATATGAATGATATTAAAAACGGGGCTGAAAATGTAATGAATCGAATTAGAGTAAATGAAGAAGAATAAATTTTAAGAGGTATTTTTGTGATTAAAATAAGTAAATATTTTATACCATATGTGATATTTCTGATTTTCGTAGGGTATAAAGGGAAACTTATTTATACTTTTATTATAGTTTTTTTCCATGAAATGGTTCATTATTTAGTTGCTAGATATTACAAGTTTTCTGGATTTGACATAGAATTTATAGCAATAGGAACAGTTATAAAACTTAAGGATCTAGATGAAGCATATCCAAGAGAGGATTTAATAATTTCAATTTCTGGTCCTGCAGCTAATTTAATTTTTAGTGCAGTTTTTTATTTTGCATATAAGAATTTTTGTTCAAGCCTTTGCTATATGCTTTTCTCTATAAATCTAGTTATAGGATTATTTAATCTAATACCGGCTTTTCCTTTGGATGGGGGAAGGATATTGAGAAGTGTCCTAAGCTTAAAAATGACTTATAAAAAAGCAAATAGAGTTATGATAATAACAAGTATATTTATTGGAATAGCACTTATGTTTATGTACATTCTCTTATTTTTAAATGGATATAGCAACTTTAGTATAGGAATAATAGGAATATTTATAGTTACTACTTCTTTAAGGGAAAATGAAAGGATATCATATATAATCATGGGGGATATAATTAAAAAAAGATATAAGTTTATAAAGAGAGGTTATATTGAAAATAGAACTTTATCAATACACTATAGACAGGATTTGCTTACAGCTATGGGGCTATTTGATAAGAATAAGTATAATATATTTATGGTCTTAGATGATGAGATGAATTTAATGGATACAATATATGAAGAAGAGATCATAGAAGGGTTGAAGTTATATGGAAATATAACTTTAGAAAAATTTATTGAAATATTAAATGATAAATAATACTTTTTAACCTAAGGAAGGATCAAGATTGTATAGATTTTGTCTTTGCCTTAGGTTTATATATTTTAAATTATTTTTGGTTATGCTAAAATATAGGAATGATACCTAAGAGGAGGATTTTTAATGAATAGAATTTCTGATGATATATTATTTAAAGTGGAAAAACCTGCCCGATATATTGGAGGGGAGATGAATTCCTATGTAAAAAATAAGGATGAAGTAGATATTAGATATGCATTTTGCTTTCCAGATGTATATGAAGTTGGAATGTCATACCTTGGTATGAAAATACTTTACTACATACTAAATGAAAGAAAAGATACCTATTGTGAAAGAGTATTTGCACCCTGGCCTGATATGGAAGAGCTTATGAGAAAAAATAATATATCACTTTATGGACTTGAGAGCAAAGATCCTATAAAGAATTTTGATTTTATAGGGTTTACTCTTCAATATGAAATGAGTTATACCAATATTTTAAATATGTTAAATTTAGCTGGACTTTCTGTTAGGGCTTCTGATAGAGGAGAAGAAGATCCTATAATTATGTGTGGAGGACCTTGCGCTTATAATCCTGAACCTCTCTTTGATATAGCAGATATGTTTGCTTTAGGTGAATCTGAGGAACAGATGAACGAGATTATGGATCTTTACAAAGAGTATAAAGGAAGAAAAAAGGAGTTTTTGAGGGCGGTATGCCATATAGAAGGTATATATGTGCCTTCTCTTTATGATGTAAACTATAATGAAGATGGAACTATAAGGGAGTTTAAACCGCTTTATGATGATGTACCACCTAAGATTACTAAAAGGATAATTAAAAATTTTAATGATGTGGAATATCCAGATAAAATTATAGTGCCTTATACGGATATAGTACATGACAGGATAACTCTTGAGACTTTTAGAGGATGTACCAGAGGCTGCAGGTTTTGTCAGGCAGGTATGATATACAGGCCTGTAAGGGAGAAAAAAACATCCAAACTTTTGGAAACAGCAGATAAACTTATAAAAAGTACAGGATATTCAGAGGTATCTCTTACTTCTTTGAGTATATGTGATTATTCAGATTTAAAAAATTTAGTCGTTAATTTCATAAAT
The genomic region above belongs to Clostridium sp. AWRP and contains:
- the mgsA gene encoding methylglyoxal synthase, producing the protein MRIAFIAHDKKKDDMVDFVKRYKDVFEGHEIFATGTTGKLINEMTGLKVNRFLSGPLGGDQEIGSKVAQGEMDIVIFLRDPLTSQPHEPDIAALLRICDVHCVPLATNLGSAEVFVKALKSHN
- a CDS encoding endopeptidase, whose amino-acid sequence is MGNYDSEYQNYYNSLKGRANYSPHHDRMRSSGGFFFQNSNYLVKRIIRDLIGVLVLFAFVIVCKIMQTPQTKSVYSYSKEIVDENYDYSKIETQLKNLNMNDIKNGAENVMNRIRVNEEE
- a CDS encoding M50 family metallopeptidase yields the protein MIKISKYFIPYVIFLIFVGYKGKLIYTFIIVFFHEMVHYLVARYYKFSGFDIEFIAIGTVIKLKDLDEAYPREDLIISISGPAANLIFSAVFYFAYKNFCSSLCYMLFSINLVIGLFNLIPAFPLDGGRILRSVLSLKMTYKKANRVMIITSIFIGIALMFMYILLFLNGYSNFSIGIIGIFIVTTSLRENERISYIIMGDIIKKRYKFIKRGYIENRTLSIHYRQDLLTAMGLFDKNKYNIFMVLDDEMNLMDTIYEEEIIEGLKLYGNITLEKFIEILNDK
- a CDS encoding TIGR03960 family B12-binding radical SAM protein, giving the protein MNRISDDILFKVEKPARYIGGEMNSYVKNKDEVDIRYAFCFPDVYEVGMSYLGMKILYYILNERKDTYCERVFAPWPDMEELMRKNNISLYGLESKDPIKNFDFIGFTLQYEMSYTNILNMLNLAGLSVRASDRGEEDPIIMCGGPCAYNPEPLFDIADMFALGESEEQMNEIMDLYKEYKGRKKEFLRAVCHIEGIYVPSLYDVNYNEDGTIREFKPLYDDVPPKITKRIIKNFNDVEYPDKIIVPYTDIVHDRITLETFRGCTRGCRFCQAGMIYRPVREKKTSKLLETADKLIKSTGYSEVSLTSLSICDYSDLKNLVVNFINEHEKDKVGLSLPSLRIDSFSVGLINEIQKVRKTGLTFAPEAGSQRMRDVINKGVTEKNLMDSVSSAFESGWSTIKLYFMIGLPYETMEDVKEIAHLSQKVVDEYFKVPKDKRKKGLKVTVSTSIFVPKPFTPFQWTAQIKMEDVKEEIRELRSSISSRHIVYNWHESPLSYLEAVFARGDRRLCEVLIKAYEKGAKFDSWSEYFNFDLWEEAFKECNVDGDFYAYRNRSYEEILPWDFIDIGVNKKFLIEENEKAKRAEVTPDCRLGCKNCGVNVNLGGKCFEGTVFNKVQ